CTGTCGGTGAGGAACGTGCGCTCCGCGTCCTTGCCGACCAGCGCCACCACCGTGCCCGTCGGCTCCTCCCGGTCGATCACCAGCTTCGGCCGCACGCCGGCGTCGACCAGGGCGCGCTCGTGCCAGCGCGCCGATTCCGCCCCGACCCGCGCGAGGAGGCGTACCTCCGCCGTACCGGTGCGGGCCGCCCAGCAGGCCGCGTTCGCCCCGGCGCCGCCGGGCAGGGTCCTGATCCGCGCCGCCGTGTCGGTGGCCGGCGCCAGCGGCTGCGGATGCACCGCGACCACGTCCGTCACCACGTCCCCGACGACCAGCAGCGCACCGGCCCGGACCGGCCGTTCGCCGGTCATGCCCGGGCCGCCCAGGCCCGGGCGATGCGGGCGCCGAGCCGGACGTTTCCGCGTACCGCCGCCAGGTTGGCCTCCAGAGAGGCCCCGCCCGTCGCCCGCACCAAGAACCCCAGCAGGAACGGGGTCACCGCCTGCCCCGTGAGCCCCCGCTCCCGGCATTCCGCGAGGGCCTCGGCCAGCACCCGGTCGTGGAGCTCCGGATCCAACTGCTCCGCCTCCGCCACCGGATTGGCCACCAGCAGCGCGGACTCCGGACCGCCGAGGGCGTCCTGGGCGGCCATCACCTGCGCCACCTCCTCCGGGCGGTACACCGTCCAGTCCACCGGCTCGCCGGAGCTGGCGAGGTAGAAGCCGGGGAACCGGTCCGTCCCGTAGCCGAGCACGCCCACGCCCAGGGTCTCCAGCCGCTCCAAGGTCGCCGGGACGTCCAGGATCGACTTCACCCCCGCGCACACCACCGTCACGCGCGTGCGGGCCAGCAGCGAGAGGTCCGCCGACTCGTCCTGGCTCTGTGTCCACTGCCGGTGTACGCCGCCCAGCCCGCCCGTGGCGAAGACCCGCAGCCCCGCCCGCGCGGCGAGGAACGCCGTCGCGGACACCGTCGTCGCCCCGGTCGCGCCCGTCGCGAGGGCGGGCGCCAGGTCGCGGTGGCCGAGCTTGCGCACGCCCTCGCCGCTCGCGATCCGCTCCAGCCCGGCCTTGTCGAGGCCCGCGTACGCCACTCCGTCCAGGACGGCGACCGTCGCCGGAACCGCGCCCTCCGCCCGGACCAGGGCCTCCAGTTCCAGGCCCACCGCCAGATTGCGGGGACGGGGCAGGCCGTGGGCGATGATCGTCGACTCCAGGGCGACGACGGGCCGCCCCGCTTCGAGCGCTTCGCGCACCTCTTCGGACAGGACCGGTACCCCGGGCGACGCGGCTGCTGTGTGCGGTGACATGTCCCCATCCATGGCACGGGAGCGCCACCCGCAAACGCGCGCCTTCGCGTCCGTACCCGCGCCCTGGACAGGATGACGCGTTCCGTACGCCCGCGCTGGACGCTCTGGCCACCCCGCGGGCCCCGGCACCGGCCCTACGCTTGCGCCCCATGAGCACCAGTGACCACAGCGCCCGCCCCGCTTCCTTCGCCGTTTGCCTGCCGGACGTCCCGGACGCCGAACTGGAGGTGGAGGAGCTGGATCCGGCCCGGATCGTCTCCGGTGAGCCGGTCGTGACCGGCAAGGTGCTGTGGGAGGCCGAGGACGGCTCGCAGATCCGCGGGATCTGGCAGATCACCCCCGGAGTGGTCACCGACACCGAGGCCGACGAGCTGTTCGTGGTCGTCAGCGGCCGCGCCACCATCGAGGTCGAGGGCGGCGCGACCCTGGAGGTCGGCCCCGGCTCCGCCTGCGTGCTCCGCGAGGGCGACCGGACGACCTGGACCGTCCACGAGACGCTGCGCAAGGCCTACCACATCAACTGCTGAGCGCCGCCGTGGAGCCTCGTCCTACGCGTCCGCCTTCGCCGGTCCGGGGTACCGGCGGGCCGTGAACAGGCCGAGCGCCGCCACCGGCAGCAGCAGCGCTGCGCCGATCGCGTTGAGCCAGCCGTAGCCGGCCTGGGACATGACCAGACCTGCCGCCGCGCCGCCCACCCCCGCGGCGGTGTTCATCGTCAGGTCGCTCAGCCCCTGTACGGCGGCCCGCGCACCCTGCGGAACCGAGTCGGTCAGCAGCGCCGAGCCGGACACCATCCCGGCGGACCAGCCGAGCCCGAGCACGAACAGGCCCAGCGCGCTCTGGCCGTGGCGGTCGCCCGCCGTGCCCGCGAGCAGCGCGGCGAGCGACAGCAGCCCGGCCCCGAGCCCGATCACGGACAGCCGGCCGATCCGGTCCGCGAGCCACCCCATGAGCGGGGAGAAGGCGAACATGCCCGCGATGTGGCCACTGATCACCAGGCCCACCAGTTTCAGGTCGGCGCCGTGGTGACCGAGGTCCATCGGGGTCATCACCATGATCGACACCATGGTGGTGTGGGACACCGCGACGGCGAGCAGGCCCAGGCGGGCCCGCGGTGAGGCCTTGACGGCGGCGAACCCGGCGCGCAGCGAGCGGCCCGCGGCGGGGCCGGCCGCCGGCGCCGACAGCGCACGCGCCGTCAGCAGCGGGTCGGGCCGCAGGAAGACGGCGAGCAGCGTGCCGGTGAGGACGAAGACGACGGCGGCCCACAGGAAGGGGCCCGCCGTCCGGGGTATGGAGGTGCCGGCGAAGGCGGCGCTGGCCGGGGCGGAGAGGTTCGGTCCGGCGACGGCCCCGATGGTGGAGGCCCACACGACGACGGAGATCGCCCGCGCACGGCGGTCGGGGGCCGCGAGGTCGGCGGCGGCGAAACGGGCCTGGAGGTTGGCGGAGGAGGCCGCGCCGAAGGCGGCCATGCCCAGCATCAGCAGCGGGAAGCTCTTCACCGACGCGGCCAGCACCACGAGGAGGGCGCCGCAGGCACCGATCCCGTAGGCCAGCACCAGTCCGGGGCGGCGCCCGCGCGCGGTCATGAACGCGGCGAGCGGCAGCGAGACCAGGGCGGTGCCGATCACGGCGGCGGTGGAGGCGAAGCCGGACAGGGACTCCGTGCCGCCGACCTCGGTGGCCAGAACCGGCGCCAGGGCGATGCTGATGGGCACGCCCAGACCGCCCAGCATCTGACTGGCGATCAGCACGCCGGTGATCCGCCGCCGCAGCCGGGGCAGCTCCGCCGCCGTGACCGGCGCGTCGGTGCGCTCCGTTCCGAGGGACGCC
This Streptomyces sp. NBC_00539 DNA region includes the following protein-coding sequences:
- a CDS encoding pseudouridine-5'-phosphate glycosidase, whose translation is MSPHTAAASPGVPVLSEEVREALEAGRPVVALESTIIAHGLPRPRNLAVGLELEALVRAEGAVPATVAVLDGVAYAGLDKAGLERIASGEGVRKLGHRDLAPALATGATGATTVSATAFLAARAGLRVFATGGLGGVHRQWTQSQDESADLSLLARTRVTVVCAGVKSILDVPATLERLETLGVGVLGYGTDRFPGFYLASSGEPVDWTVYRPEEVAQVMAAQDALGGPESALLVANPVAEAEQLDPELHDRVLAEALAECRERGLTGQAVTPFLLGFLVRATGGASLEANLAAVRGNVRLGARIARAWAARA
- a CDS encoding cupin domain-containing protein, whose amino-acid sequence is MSTSDHSARPASFAVCLPDVPDAELEVEELDPARIVSGEPVVTGKVLWEAEDGSQIRGIWQITPGVVTDTEADELFVVVSGRATIEVEGGATLEVGPGSACVLREGDRTTWTVHETLRKAYHINC
- a CDS encoding MFS transporter; translated protein: MSGVTASLGTERTDAPVTAAELPRLRRRITGVLIASQMLGGLGVPISIALAPVLATEVGGTESLSGFASTAAVIGTALVSLPLAAFMTARGRRPGLVLAYGIGACGALLVVLAASVKSFPLLMLGMAAFGAASSANLQARFAAADLAAPDRRARAISVVVWASTIGAVAGPNLSAPASAAFAGTSIPRTAGPFLWAAVVFVLTGTLLAVFLRPDPLLTARALSAPAAGPAAGRSLRAGFAAVKASPRARLGLLAVAVSHTTMVSIMVMTPMDLGHHGADLKLVGLVISGHIAGMFAFSPLMGWLADRIGRLSVIGLGAGLLSLAALLAGTAGDRHGQSALGLFVLGLGWSAGMVSGSALLTDSVPQGARAAVQGLSDLTMNTAAGVGGAAAGLVMSQAGYGWLNAIGAALLLPVAALGLFTARRYPGPAKADA